Within the Dialister hominis genome, the region CAGTTAAAGAAATCGTACCATGAAGATACGATTTCCTTAGAATCTGTTTTATTTGGTTTTTAATCAATGGAATGCTGATTAAACAGACATGATTTCCTTGATTTTCTTTTCTGTAACGGTTTCCAGTTCCTTGATCTTATTGTCAGTCAATTTCTGGACTTTTTCTTCCATTCCCTTAATGACATCCTTGGAAACATCACTGTTCTTTTCTTCCTTCTTCAGGAAATCATTGCCGTCACGTCTGATATTGCGGATTGCAACTTTAGCTTCTTCAGATTTTTTATTAACGATCTTGACCAGTTCTTTGCGGCGTTCTTCTGTCAGCTGCGGGATGGCCATGCGGATCAGATTGCCATCATTCATGGGAACCAGCCCGAGATCGGACTGAAGGATTGCTTTTTCAATATCTTTCAGCAAAGTTTTATCCCAAGGCTGCACTACGAGGAGTCTTGCTTCCGGAACAGTCACAGATGCAACCTGTGTAACCGGTGTGCGGCTGCCATAATATTCCACGAAAACCCTGTCGAGGAGGCTGGCATTAGCCTGGCCGGTACGGATTGTTGTAAATTCGTTTTTCAATGCAGTAATGGACTTGTCCATCTTTTCGGAAAGCTGATTCATTTCCTGTTCATACATAGTAATTATTCCCCCTCAATTAAAGTGCCCAAGGTTTCACCCTTGCATGCTTTGACTATATTTCCTGGTACATCAATATTGAATACAACGATCGGTATAGAATTGTTCATGCACAGAGTGATGGCTGTGTTATCCATAACAGCCAGCTGTTTCTGCAAAACATCATTATAGGTGAGATGCGTGAACATCTTTGCTTCCGGATGGAATTTCGGATCTGCATCATATACGCCGTCGGTCTGCTTCTTAGCCATGAGCATAACATCTGCTTCGATTTCTGCACTGCGGAGTGCTGCTGTCGTATCTGTTGTGAAGTACGGGTTGCCGGTACCTGCACCGAAGATAACAACTCTTCCCTTTTCCAGATGACGGATAGCTTTTCTGCGGATATACGGTTCAGCAATCTGTCTCATTTCAATGGCGGTCTGTACGCGGGTGCTGACGCCAAGCTTTTCAAGAGCATCCTGAAGAGCCACTGAGTTGATAACGGTAGCAAGCATGCCCATGTAATCAGCTGATGCTCTGTCCATGCCGCCCTGGCTGCCTTTCAGTCCGCGCCAGATATTACCGCCGCCGACTACTACAGCAACCTCGATTCCTGTTTCGCATGCTTCTTTAATTTCACCAGCTAAACGATAAACTACTTCCGGATCAATACCAAAACCTTTGTCATTGGCGAGAGATTCACCAGATAATTTAAGCATTACTCTTTTATAATTTCTTTTTTCCGTAGCCAATCCTATTGTCCTCCTAAGCAAAACGAGTCAACCATCAAGTTAACCATACTATTCTATTATATAATATTTTGTTCATTTACAAAATAAGAGAACACCAAAAAATTCAGTGTTCTCTCATCGTTTACTTTATTACTGGTTCAGCTGTTTTGCTACTTCTGCAGCCAGATCATCCTGCTTCTTTTCAATGCCTTCACCGAGCTGGTATCTAGCGAAACGTACTACGGAAGCATTCTTGGATTTCAGGAGTTTGGAAATGGTCAGATCGCCATCTTTAATGAATTCC harbors:
- the pyrH gene encoding UMP kinase; the encoded protein is MLKLSGESLANDKGFGIDPEVVYRLAGEIKEACETGIEVAVVVGGGNIWRGLKGSQGGMDRASADYMGMLATVINSVALQDALEKLGVSTRVQTAIEMRQIAEPYIRRKAIRHLEKGRVVIFGAGTGNPYFTTDTTAALRSAEIEADVMLMAKKQTDGVYDADPKFHPEAKMFTHLTYNDVLQKQLAVMDNTAITLCMNNSIPIVVFNIDVPGNIVKACKGETLGTLIEGE
- the frr gene encoding ribosome recycling factor; protein product: MYEQEMNQLSEKMDKSITALKNEFTTIRTGQANASLLDRVFVEYYGSRTPVTQVASVTVPEARLLVVQPWDKTLLKDIEKAILQSDLGLVPMNDGNLIRMAIPQLTEERRKELVKIVNKKSEEAKVAIRNIRRDGNDFLKKEEKNSDVSKDVIKGMEEKVQKLTDNKIKELETVTEKKIKEIMSV